In the Solanum pennellii chromosome 5, SPENNV200 genome, one interval contains:
- the LOC107019915 gene encoding LOW QUALITY PROTEIN: putative late blight resistance protein homolog R1A-3 (The sequence of the model RefSeq protein was modified relative to this genomic sequence to represent the inferred CDS: inserted 1 base in 1 codon; substituted 1 base at 1 genomic stop codon) — translation MDRGKEIDGEREKGKANNSSVSSTVLRKDMVNLLDFIERSNNGRVQIALDMDQAETLTLELTFISVFFHLFYAVLDDEMICLSYEVHNLVQLLFHQKGDVKLAKLMNRSVPSLLNNIESYIRSHDCSESSATMTEDHLVEHLDAVLVYLQYLPKCCAELIFPIMTQYELLQNVYGNLRDFHELKVNGCVEYDTIEHVLRQFQIMVQGVGIFCLILLRCQLDERDENDEILVRSQVESMLADLLVDIIPVELEVMHICSTNLKASKSEKVGCFIKQLQKASPHILREYLIHLQEGMANITTDSTSTRNIHVMIEFLLIILTDVPNDVIHHDKLLVLLERVEALTREVSICVSNLDKNLRNEENMIDTRYARLDSLENIELLKKDLKHVFLKPPADSSQLYFPMSDGPLFMNLLLRNLNDLLNSNAYSVDLIKEEIMLVKEGLEFLRSFFGNVEQEFDKDLRTRVIGLAYEAEHAINSIIVRDHGLLHLIFLLPDTIEKIKLIKEEVPARISKSKGLTVGNTPSKTVEIKKSSTTDQIIVGFEEETEWIIRKLTSGPAEVDVISIVAMPGLGKTTLAYRVFNNKSVVDHFDVRAWCTVDQEHNEKKLLQKIFNQVVGLKQTLNEDDIDEDIADKLRKELYGKRYLIVLDDLWDIETWNELTRPFPQIQRRSKIILTSRKREVALQGKHHSDPLYLRLLTREESWDLLVKRVFGEERCPDELLVVXEEIARKCAGLPLLLDLIGGVIARQEKKKALWLEVLNNLNSLILKDEEEVMKVIQLRYDHLPNHLKPCLLYLASYPKDNYIKISKLKHLWSSEGLVEHIEMKSVNELLEVYVDELISSSLVIVFYGIHDRNPIFRIHDLVHDFCLIKSRNEHLFDVIKSNAPSSSSDLMPRAMTIHYDQHLHSDENFVLFNPEKQNPYVKHLISLKVYKAGDIESWRPNHLRHLRLLKSLEIRQIXMDPLLNEIGMLVHLRYLNIWTKVEALPPSFSNLLNLETLMVYNSASNMVLSPSIWSLAKLRHVHMFIFSVFESHADEQTVLEEDSKLENLRILSGLKISDSQDIGGIFKRFPNIRSLRFAIKTSQYCPAEKICFPRLDVLSELEQVDANFHGEEWRDKYQCDLYYFPLSLKILKMTRFDLSSNSLSGIARLPNLENLSLQEVIIEGGKEWNMEDVTFEKLKILTLYHVSFSEWQVREESFPMLEELQIEWCDKLMEIPDSFGDIASLKSITVLGQPQLKDSALKIKEYVAEMTGVDKLVVM, via the exons ATGGATAGAGGAAAAGAAATTGAcggagaaagagagaaagggaAAGCAAACAACTCATCG GTGTCATCTACTGTACTTCGCAAGGACATGGTCAATCTACTAGATTTCATAGAGAGGTCAAACAATGGAAGAGTTCAAATTGCACTTGACATGGATCAAGCAGAAACACTGACATTGGAGCTGACATTTATATCAGTATTTTTCCACCTTTTTTATGCTGTTTTGGATGACGAAATGATTTGTCTATCATATGAGGTTCATAATCTGGTTCAGTTACTTTTTCATCAGAAGGGAGATGTCAAGCTGGCTAAACTAATGAATCGTTCCGTTCCTAGCCTCCTAAATAACATCGAAAGTTATATCAGGTCACATGATTGTTCTGAATCAAGTGCTACCATGACTGAGGATCATTTGGTTGAACATTTAGATGCCGTCCTCGTGTATCTCCAATATCTACCCAAGTGTTGTGCTGAGTTGATTTTCCCAATAATGACTCAATATGAGCTTCTTCAGAATGTGTATGGCAATTTACGAGATTTCCATGAGTTAAAAGTAAATGGTTGTGTTGAGTATGACACAATTGAGCATGTCTTACGTCAGTTTCAAATTATGGTTCAGGGTGTAGGAATCTTCTGTTTAATCCTTTTGCGTTGTCAACTTGATGAAAgagatgaaaatgatgaaatactTGTCAGATCTCAAGTTGAATCCATGCTAGCAGATCTACTTGTGGATATTATTCCTGTTGAACTGGAGGTTATGCACATATGTTCAACAAATTTGAAAGCTTCAAAGTCAGAAAAAGTTGGATGCTTCATTAAGCAGCTCCAGAAAGCATCTCCACATATCCTTAGAGAATATCTGATTCATCTACAAGAGGGCATGGCTAATATAACTACTGATAGCACTTCAACACGCAACATTCATGTCATGATAGAGTTCCTATTGATTATTCTTACTGATGTTCCCAACGACGTTATTCATCATGACAAGCTGTTAGTTCTCTTGGAACGTGTTGAAGCACTTACCAGGGAGGTATCCATTTGTGTTAGCAACTTAGACAAGAACTTAAGGAATGAAGAGAATATGATTGATACAAGATATGCAAGGCTAGACTCTCTGGAAAATATTGAACTCTTAAAGAAAGATCTCAAGCATGTTTTCTTGAAACCCCCTGCAGACTCATCTCAACTCTACTTTCCCATGAGTGATGGACCACTCTTCATGAATCTTCTACTCAGAAACTTAAATGACTTGCTCAACTCCAATGCTTACTCGGTTGATTTGATAAAGGAAGAAATCATGCTGGTGAAAGAAGGTCTAGAGTTCCTAAGATCATTCTTTGGAAATGTTGAGCAAGAATTTGATAAAGATCTTCGTACTCGTGTTATAGGTCTGGCATATGAGGCGGAACATGCCATTAATTCAATTATTGTCAGAGATCATGGTCTCTTGCACCTTATCTTTTTACTTCCTGATACCATAGAAAAGATCAAGCTTATCAAAGAAGAGGTACCGGCGAGGATTTCCAAAAGCAAGGGTCTTACTGTTGGAAATACTCCCAGCAAGACAGTTGAAATTAAGAAGTCGTCAACCACTGATCAGATAATTGTAGGGTTCGAGGAGGAGACAGAGTGGATAATTAGGAAGCTGACCAGTGGACCAGCAGAGGTTGACGTCATTTCCATAGTTGCCATGCCAGGGCTTGGAAAGACTACTTTGGCTTACAGAGTATTTAATAATAAGTCAGTTGTTGATCATTTCGACGTCCGTGCTTGGTGCACAGTTGACCAAGAACATAATGAGAAAAAGTTGTTGCAAAAGATTTTCAATCAAGTTGTTGGTCTGAAGCAGACACTCAATGAGGATGACATTGACGAGGACATTGCTGATAAGCTGCGGAAAGAGCTGTATGGAAAGAGGTATCTTATTGTCTTGGATGACTTGTGGGATATTGAAACATGGAATGAGCTAACAAGACCTTTTCCTCAAATTCAGAGAagaagtaaaattattttaacaagtCGGAAAAGGGAAGTGGCTTTGCAAGGGAAACACCACAGTGATCCTCTTTATCTTCGATTGCTCACACGAGAAGAAAGTTGGGATTTATTAGTGAAAAGGGTATTTGGAGAAGAACGTTGCCCTGATGAACTATTGGTCGTTTGAGAAGAAATAGCCCGAAAGTGTGCAGGACTTCCTTTGTTACTTGATCTGATTGGTGGTGTCATTGCAAGGCAGGAAAAGAAAAAGGCTTTGTGGCTTGAAGTACTAAATAATTTGAACTCCTTAATTTTGAAGGATGAAGAGGAAGTGATGAAGGTTATACAATTAAGATATGACCATTTACCAAATCACTTAAAGCCGTGTTTGCTTTACCTTGCAAGCTATCCAAAGGACAACTATATTAAAATCTCTAAATTGAAACATTTATGGAGTTCTGAAGGACTTGTGGAACACATTGAAATGAAGAGTGTCAATGAATTACTGGAGGTTTACGTGGATGAGTTAATTTCAAGTAGCTTGGTGATAGTTTTCTATGGGATACATGATAGAAACCCGATTTTCCGAATTCATGATCTTGTGCatgatttttgtttgataaaatctAGAAATGAACATTTGTTTGACGTTATAAAATCAAATGCACCGTCTTCATCTTCAGATCTGATGCCGCGTGCAATGACCATCCATTACGATCAGCATCTCCATTCGGATGAAAATTTTGTCCTGTTCAATCCAGAAAAGCAAAATCCTTATGTCAAACACCTCATCTCATTGAAGGTATACAAAGCTGGTGATATAGAATCTTGGAGGCCCAATCACCTAAGACACTTGAGGCTTCTTAAAAGTTTAGAGATACGCCAAA CTATGGATCCTTTGCTGAATGAAATAGGCATGCTTGTTCATTTGAGGTATTTAAACATTTGGACGAAGGTAGAAGCTCTCCCTCCGTCTTTTTCAAACCTCTTGAATCTAGAAACTCTGATGGTGTATAACTCAGCATCAAACATGGTACTATCACCCAGTATTTGGAGCCTTGCAAAGCTTCGACATGTTCACATGTTCATTTTTTCCGTCTTTGAGTCGCATGCTGACGAACAAACAGTGTTAGAAGAGGACTCAAAGTTAGAGAATTTGAGAATATTATCTGGGCTCAAGATTTCCGACTCGCAAGACATAGGGGGCATTTTCAAAAGGTTTCCCAATATCCGAAGTCTTAGATTTGCCATTAAAACATCACAGTATTGTCCAGCAGAGAAGATTTGTTTTCCAAGATTGGATGTCCTCAGTGAACTCGAACAAGTTGATGCAAATTTTCATGGTGAGGAATGGAGAGATAAATATCAGTGTGATCTGTACTACTTCCCTTTGAGCTTGAAAATATTGAAGATGACAAGGTTTGATCTATCATCGAATTCACTGTCAGGAATTGCGAGACTGCCCAACCTTGAAAACTTGAGTCTACAAGAAGTAATCATTGAGGGAGGGAAAGAATGGAACATGGAAGATGTCACCTTCGAGAAACTGAAAATTCTCACATTGTATCATGTGTCTTTTTCTGAATGGCAGGTTAGAGAGGAATCCTTTCCCATGCTCGAGGAATTACAAATAGAATGGTGTGATAAGCTTATGGAGATCCCGGACAGTTTTGGGGATATTGCTTCATTAAAGTCTATCACAGTGTTGGGCCAGCCTCAACTAAAAGATTCAGCACTAAAGATTAAGGAATATGTTGCAGAAATGACTGGCGTTGACAAGCTTGTGGTTATGTAG